A genomic segment from Candidatus Effluviviaceae Genus I sp. encodes:
- a CDS encoding V-type ATP synthase subunit D, with product MRLRANPTRMQLLRLRRRSVLARRGHKLLKDKQEELMRRFLGLVHHVRDLRAEVDEELARAHRAFLSARFDMDRSAMDAALSFSRRLVEVRADREQVMNLKVPKFSVEFPEQAELGYGYLETTADLDRALAMYAAALPKLVRLAEMEKAVQLIAAELEKTRRRVNALEHILVPSLEETIRFISDRLSELERANATRLMKVKEIVRKH from the coding sequence GTGAGACTCCGCGCGAACCCCACCAGGATGCAGCTCCTTCGCCTGAGGCGAAGGAGCGTTCTCGCCCGCCGCGGGCACAAGCTCCTCAAGGACAAGCAGGAGGAGCTCATGCGCCGCTTCCTCGGGCTCGTGCACCACGTGCGCGACCTCCGCGCGGAGGTGGACGAGGAGCTCGCGCGCGCGCACCGCGCGTTCCTGTCCGCGCGGTTCGACATGGACCGAAGCGCGATGGACGCGGCGCTTTCGTTCTCGCGCCGCCTCGTCGAGGTGCGCGCGGACCGCGAGCAGGTGATGAACCTCAAGGTCCCGAAGTTCAGCGTCGAGTTCCCCGAGCAGGCGGAACTCGGGTACGGGTACCTCGAGACCACGGCGGACCTCGACCGCGCGCTTGCGATGTACGCCGCGGCCCTCCCGAAGCTCGTCCGGCTCGCCGAGATGGAGAAGGCCGTCCAGCTCATCGCCGCCGAGCTCGAGAAGACGCGTCGGAGGGTGAACGCGCTCGAGCACATCCTCGTGCCGAGCCTCGAGGAGACCATCCGGTTCATCTCGGACCGGCTCTCCGAGCTTGAGCGCGCGAACGCGACCCGGCTCATGAAGGTGAAGGAGATCGTGAGGAAGCACTAG